The proteins below are encoded in one region of Telopea speciosissima isolate NSW1024214 ecotype Mountain lineage chromosome 10, Tspe_v1, whole genome shotgun sequence:
- the LOC122641484 gene encoding protein TIME FOR COFFEE-like isoform X5, translating to MDRNREVRRGSMAAANGLSRRRHRSSSLRDSPEEDLPIESQDSARLRDRGNKKDRDRDRSSRNKRRRGDRLMHGSNREEGGEDSTEESMDEEEEDEDEDSGVPLPRKSYPSSSSSLSNHLLQQKCYPPTKVVRTAPTWKVADEMIGVSVPRKARSASTKRSHECWVSGSLASGGGAEQIHRQASTSPARLNATAPSPAPISPSSSNVSVRKKMKPIGPKQRPPKMSKPSSSVQEDIEIEVAEVLYGLMRQSQCSPKKEVLANTSQKFDSKDTNGSSNEVRSRVSSPVSISPPASAHQPSVLPQNSIASTSSLPVVAPKRKKPRPVKPEEESPAIVAGRNGSTSSAAAKVENEQPAKLEASSPKSEKNPGSASQNAGASVDLGSQPAAAVSSLEPPQSEPLKAESNTASDPKPFTEESETRDVVPTLEKVPSPKNESPPCTKLDVDLEDAIATKTISTASDVEYKREEKFKIDLMAPPLKSSPERDGDMVYISDPNSMTLNIEMVAKEETQVPAEEKTEQIAKQDAVEGRSEEKNKEQFVKESESEKPLANTERILNLQLDLEKPQKDIGLGSVSGSKQQQPQLSQVQKQQLQQPKATTRNDPKIEKTAQSTSLPLPMTLAGWPGGLPSLGYMPPLQAVVSMDGSTGSSTAVQPPNFHPSQPRPKRCATHYYIARNIYYHQQYTRMNSFWPAAAGSASMYGAKPYNLNVVPPTESTILGNPLQGNFAGRSLNSVQEKVQASSTILGHNAKDKSSVPAAANFMDATQRKQLVLHQQVPQPAAAGNLLHAPAFIFPLSQQQQQQAAAVAAAASRSAAVKSVVATGNAALPSAANSGPVAPANSSSTAAGTATTVSFNFPNVPPNEAPYLAILQNNGYPFPIPAHVGAPPSYRGSPAQAMSFFNGSLYSSQMIHPSQLQQQQAQQMQVHSQPQPVQQGNQNTSTSSGSSSSQKHQQAQQQQRLQGGGSNAGGGNSKNFPASKNRLTMQQQQNHPIPASNQSRQHEAEVGGEDSPSTADSRISHGRKSIYGQNFAVPIHPQNYALMSPAALASGGSGNHSEKQQQQQSAKGGVDLLPSQAFAMSFASFNGAATAPGLNFSSLAQSHPIFQTLPDARHGYHQFAAAQVAQQKKNHHITEEGKTGGDSINVEDERKRTAGKASAGVGQSLAFSRPDSSDPSVSTVLGNSVIDSSARALNLISAPINGNRATRPTTSTSTTTTAAPEQQQQQQLQQQQQQQQQQQQQQQKQALQQPQIFFTNAYMQAPSPQSTNTTTAITSTNSATTGYYQQRRQSDQQQGVSTTSSSGMLSLCPPLTLVGGSTSDPAKAVAAAANSIKGGMPLHPPHFAAQTAGNSHQLMSVAFPYMHTVPTTVSVKPAEQKQPAGEK from the exons aTGGACAGGAACAGAGAAGTTAGAAGAGGAAGTATGGCGGCTGCGAACGGATTGTCGAGACGGCGACATAGAAGTAGCAGCTTGAGAGATTCACCTG AGGAAGATTTACCGATAGAGTCTCAGGACTCGGCGAGGTTGCGAGATCGAGGGAACAAGAAAGATCGAGATCGGGATCGCTCGAGTCGAAACAAGCGAAGGAGAGGGGATAGATTGATGCATGGAAGTAACagagaggaaggaggagaggaTAGCACGGAAGAAAGtatggatgaagaagaggaagatgaggacGAAGATTCTGGTGTGCCTCTTCCACGGAAGTCTTATCcatcatcgtcttcttctttatcGAATCATCTTCTCCAACAGAAGTGTTATCCACCAACGAAGGTTGTTAGGACAGCCCCAACGTGGAAGGTCGCCGATGAAATGATCGGAGTCTCAGTTCCAAGAAAAGCTCGATCAG CCTCCACTAAAAGGTCGCACGAATGTTGGGTGTCAGGTAGTCTTGCCAGTGGAGGCGGGGCGGAGCAGATTCACCGGCAAGCTTCTACTTCGCCGGCGCGGCTGAATGCCACAGCACCATCACCAGCTCCGATCTCGCCGTCTTCATCCAATGTTTCCGTCCGGAAGAAGATG AAACCTATAGGACCCAAGCAGCGGCCACCGAAGATGTCTAAGCCCTCTTCATCAGTTCAAGAGGACATTGAAATCGAAGTCGCTGAGGTTCTTTACGGATTGATGAGGCAATCGCAGTGCTCTCCCAAGAAAGAAGTTCTTGCAAATACATCGCAGAAGTTTGATTCGAAAGATACTAACGGATCCAGTAATGAGGTGAGGTCGAGAGTTTCGTCCCCTGTCTCAATCTCACCTCCGGCTTCGGCACATCAGCCGTCAGTGTTGCCTCAGAATTCTATTGCTTCGACCTCTTCGTTGCCAGTTGTGG CACCAAAGAGGAAGAAACCTCGACCTGTAAAGCCAGAGGAAGAGAGTCCTGCAATCGTCGCTGGTCGAAACGGTTCTACCTCGTCTGCTGCAGCTAAGGTGGAGAATGAACAGCCTGCTAAATTGGAAGCTTCTTCACCGAAATCAGAGAAGAACCCGGGATCTGCCAGCCAGAATGCTGGGGCCTCTGTTGATTTGGGTTCTCAACCCGCTGCAGCTGTGTCTTCATTGGAGCCGCCTCAATCGGAACCTTTGAAAGCGGAAAGCAATACGGCATCTGATCCGAAGCCGTTTACTGAAGAATCAGAGACTCGGGATGTGGTTCCGACCCTGGAGAAAGTCCCGTCGCCGAAAAATGAGTCGCCTCCTTGCACGAAATTGGACGTCGATCTTGAGGACGCCATAGCCACGAAAAC GATCTCAACGGCGTCAGATGTTGAATACAAGCGGGAGGAGAAATTTAAGATCGATCTGATG GCTCCGCCTCTGAAATCATCTCCGGAAAGGGATGGCGATATGGTTTACATATCGGATCCTAATTCTATGACTCTGAACATCGAAATG GTTGCCAAGGAAGAAACTCAAGTGCCGGCCGAGGAGAAGACGGAGCAAATTGCTAAGCAGGACGCAGTAGAGGGTCGATCTgaagagaagaataaggagCAATTTGTGAAAGAGTCTGAATCTGAGAAGCCGCTTGCTAATACGGAGAGGATCCTGAACCTTCAGCTTGATTTGGAGAAGCCGCAAAAGGATATTGGCTTGGGCAGTGTCAGTGGAAGCAAACAACAGCAGCCACAACTTTCGCAAGTCCAGAAACAGCAGCTGCAACAACCCAAAGCTACTACTAGGAACGACCCGAAAATAGAGAAAACTG CCCAATCAACGTCTTTGCCTCTGCCGATGACTCTAGCAGGTTGGCCAGGGGGCCTTCCTTCTCTTGG ATATATGCCACCTCTTCAAGCAGTCGTCTCCATGGATGGGAGCACCGGGTCATCCACGGCCGTACAG CCGCCCAATTTTCATCCCTCTCAACCGCGACCGAAAAGGTGCGCGACCCATTACTATATTGCTAGGAACATATACTATCACCAGCAGTATACGAGGATGAATTCATTCTGGCCTGCAGCCGCTGGTTCTGCATCTATGTATGGGGCCAAGCCATACAATCTTAACGTTGTGCCTCCAACAGAAAGCACGATTCTTGGAAATCCATTGCAAGGAAACTTTGCGGGTAGGAGTCTGAACTCGGTGCAGGAAAAAGTCCAGGCTTCAAGCACCATTTTGGGTCATAACGCCAAAGATAAAAGCTCTGTCCCGGCAGCTGCCAACTTCATGGATGCTACACAGAGAAAGCAGCTTGTGCTTCATCAGCAGGTTCCTCAGCCAGCCGCAGCTGGTAATTTATTG CATGCCCCTGCCTTCATTTTCCCTCTGagtcagcagcagcagcagcaggcagcagcagtagcagctgCAGCCTCTCGATCTGCGGCCGTGAAGTCTGTTGTGGCCACGGGCAATGCAGCTTTGCCTAGTGCAGCTAATTCTGGCCCGGTAGCTCCAGCAAATTCTTCATCTACAGCAGCAGGAACGGCTACAACTGTGAGCTTCAATTTTCCAAATGTGCCTCCCAATGAAGCTCCGTATTTGGCGATATTGCAGAACAACGGTTATCCATTCCCTATTCCTGCTCATGTGGGAGCGCCACCATCTTATAGAGGAAGCCCGGCTCAGGCAATGTCTTTCTTCAATGGGTCTTTATATTCTTCCCAGATGATTCATCCATCACAGCTTCAACAACAGCAGGCACAGCAAATGCAAGTACATTCTCAGCCCCAACCGGTCCAACAGGGTAACCAGAACACAAGCACATCAAGTGGATCCTCTTCATCGCAGAAGCATCAGCAAGCTCAGCAGCAGCAGCGGTTGCAAGGTGGTGGCAGCAATGCTGGGGgtggaaactcaaaaaacttcCCTGCCTCGAAGAATCGGCTGACAATGCAACAGCAACAGAATCATCCTATCCCTGCTTCCAACCAATCTCGTCAACATGAGGCTGAAGTGGGTGGAGAAGATAGTCCGTCGACTGCGGATAGTCGAATTTCACATGGTAGGAAGAGTATCTACGGGCAGAACTTTGCAGTGCCAATTCATCCGCAGAACTATGCTTTGATGTCCCCGGCTGCATTGGCAAGTGGCGGAAGTGGAAATCATAGTGAGaaacagcagcaacagcagagTGCGAAGGGTGGAGTGGATCTCCTCCCATCTCAAGCATTTGCTATGTCATTTGCCTCTTTCAATGGTGCTGCTACAGCGCCGGGCCTCAACTTCTCGTCCTTGGCTCAGAGTCATCCAATTTTCCAGACCCTTCCAGACGCTAGGCACGGTTACCACCAGTTTGCTGCAGCTCAGGTAGCCCAGCAGAAGAAGAACCATCATATTACTGAGGAAGGGAAGACTGGTGGTGATTCAATTAATGTAGAGGATGAAAGAAAGCGAACAGCAGGAAAGGCCTCGGCAGGTGTGGGGCAGTCTCTTGCCTTCTCTAGACCAGATTCAAGTGACCCATCTGTCTCCACGGTTCTGGGCAATTCTGTTATCGATAGTTCTGCTCGGGCTCTCAATCTCATTTCGGCTCCCATCAATGGCAACCGAGCTACTCGTCCAACCACCTCGACTTCTACAACCACTACTGCTGCCCCggaacaacagcaacagcaacagttgcagcaacaacaacaacagcaacagcaacagca gcagcagcagcagaagcagGCTTTGCAGCAGCCCCAAATATTTTTCACCAATGCCTATATGCAGGCTCCGTCACCCCAGTCGACTAACACCACAACTGCAATCACCTCCACCAATTCAGCCACGACTGGATATTATCAACAAAGACGGCAGAGCGATCAACAGCAAGGGGTCTCAACTACATCTTCTAGTGGTATGCTGTCATTGTGTCCTCCACTTACTTTGGTCGGTGGGAGCACCTCGGATCCTGCCAAAGCAGTTGCGGCAGCGGCTAACAGTATCAAAGGAGGGATGCCGTTGCATCCGCCCCATTTTGCAGCGCAGACAGCGGGGAACTCACATCAGCTAATGTCTGTGGCCTTCCCTTACATGCATACCGTGCCCACCACCGTCTCTGTGAAACCGGCTGAACAGAAGCAACcagctggtga GAAATGA